A DNA window from Coffea arabica cultivar ET-39 chromosome 6c, Coffea Arabica ET-39 HiFi, whole genome shotgun sequence contains the following coding sequences:
- the LOC113692452 gene encoding strigolactone esterase D14-like gives MITQKSMSTAMNARLIGSGKETIILAHGYGGDHSVWDKVVPSLAQLHQVLVFDWSFSGAVKDLNLFDAVKYSSYDAFADDIIALVEEMNLKSSVFVGHSMSGMIGCIASVKRPDLFSRLVLVASSPRFINSEDYEGGFEISHIEQIFASIESNYDQWATSFASAVVDNNDPPSVEKLAATLKRMGYKTALPLAKTVFLSDHRAILEKVTAPCTIIHTARDLVVPDSVPIFMQNKIKGPSTIEIIATTEGHFPQLTAHKLFLDVLDKVLIGH, from the exons AAAGAAACCATAATTCTTGCGCATGGCTACGGGGGAGACCATTCGGTCTGGGACAAAGTGGTGCCCTCGCTGGCTCAGTTACACCAAGTTTTGGTTTTTGACTGGAGTTTCTCAGGTGCCGTCAAAGATCTAAACCTCTTTGACGCAGTTAAGTATTCTTCATATGATGCTTTTGCCGATGATATAATAGCTCTCGTGGAAGAAATGAACTTAAAATCTTCAGTCTTTGTTGGACACTCCATGTCTGGCATGATTGGATGCATTGCTTCAGTCAAGAGGCCCGACTTATTCAGCAGGCTGGTACTTGTTGCATCTTCTCCAAG GTTCATAAACTCAGAAGACTACGAAGGAGGATTCGAGATCTCCCACATTGAACAGATCTTTGCTAGCATCGAGTCCAACTACGACCAGTGGGCAACCAGCTTCGCATCAGCTGTGGTAGACAACAACGATCCTCCCTCGGTCGAAAAACTCGCAGCAACCTTGAAACGAATGGGATATAAAACTGCACTTCCcttggccaaaactgttttcCTCAGTGACCACAGGGCCATTCTTGAAAAGGTTACGGCCCCGTGTACCATTATTCACACGGCAAGGGATCTCGTCGTCCCAGATTCTGTCCCAATCTTCATGCAGAACAAAATCAAAGGGCCATCAACCATCGAGATTATCGCTACCACCGAGGGCCATTTTCCTCAGCTCACTGCACATAAGCTCTTCCTTGATGTTCTTGATAAGGTCTTGATCGGTCACTAA